In the Mastomys coucha isolate ucsf_1 unplaced genomic scaffold, UCSF_Mcou_1 pScaffold18, whole genome shotgun sequence genome, one interval contains:
- the Id3 gene encoding DNA-binding protein inhibitor ID-3 has protein sequence MKALSPVRGCYEAVCCLSERSLAIARGRGKSPSAEEPLSLLDDMNHCYSRLRELVPGVPRGTQLSQVEILQRVIDYILDLQVVLAEPAPGPPDGPHLPIQTAELTPELVISKDKRSFCH, from the exons ATGAAGGCGCTGAGCCCGGTGCGCGGCTGCTACGAGGCGGTGTGCTGCCTGTCGGAACGTAGCCTGGCCATTGCGCGAGGCCGCGGTAAGAGCCCGTCGGCCGAGGAGCCTCTTAGCCTCTTGGACGACATGAACCACTGCTACTCGCGCCTGCGGGAACTGGTGCCGGGAGTCCCGCGAGGCACTCAGCTTAGCCAGGTGGAAATCCTGCAGCGTGTCATAGACTACATCCTCGACCTTCAGGTGGTCCTGGCAGAGCCGGCGCCTGGACCCCCGGACGGTCCGCATCTCCCGATCCAG ACAGCTGAGCTCACTCCGGAACTTGTGATCTCCAAGGACAAGAGGAGCTTTTGCCACTGA